The following are encoded together in the Strongyloides ratti genome assembly S_ratti_ED321, chromosome : 2 genome:
- a CDS encoding Vacuolar protein sorting-associated protein 37A — protein MSGSYKDLRQLCLSSLMENIKDMKYSDLQDLLNNEEYQKTLVETLPEIKSVPSEKEALLIKMRSQALKNLALEPEINLARDKLLKTHQKANEILKILQEKKEKLDELGEERSLQSINNLLISAQHEAEDIAEAIAKQFTHGDIELNEFKKLFIAEKSKALSRKLRKEKLEEIIREQEHIASMNAFSRDAMFNQSGGGTPYPSTNNVAYPMSNVFPQSIPSRQSRQDPITPYPAGSYGTGAGYPQVNRHSFCNPYCLKCKGNTTFVNSCHSPCSRSCGSPKYIVCKNMVYTRCTSKCPEKCNQKISKKCTKDCGKPGCQCKAGYLLYKNKCISKSTCKKIEKKLKHKTKSTKSTKNKKKNQPK, from the exons atGTCTGGAAGTTATAAAGATTTAAGGCAACTTTGTCTCTCTTCTCTTatggaaaatataaaagatatgaAGTATAGTGATTTACAAGacttattaaataatgaagaaTATCAAAAGACGTTAGTTGAAACTTTACCGGAA attaagTCAGTTCCATCTGAAAAAGAAGCattacttataaaaatgagAAGTCaagcattaaaaaatttagctTTAGAACCAGAAATTAATTTAGCTCGggataaacttttaaagaCTCATCAAAAAGCAAAtgagatattaaaaattttgcaagaaaaaaaagaaaaattag aTGAATTAGGTGAAGAACGTTCTTTGCAATCAATTAATAATCTATTAATATCTGCTCAACATGAGGCAGAAGATATAGCAGAGGCAATTGCAAAACAATTCACTCATGGAGATATTGAacttaatgaatttaaaaaattatttattgccGAAAAGTCAAAAGCACTTTCAAGaaaattaagaaaagaaaaacttGAAGAAATTATTAGAGAACAAGAACATATTGCTAGCATGAATGCTTTTTCCAGAGATGCAATGTTTAATCAATCTGGTGGTGGTACACCATATCCATCAACAAATAATGTTGCTTATCCAATGTCTAATGTATTTCCCCAATCTATACCATCGAGACAATCAAGACAAGATCCTATTACACCTTATCCAGCTGGATCGTATGGAACTGGTGCTGGATATCCTCAAGTTAATAGACATTCTTTCTG TAATCCTTATTGTCTTAAATGTAAAGGAAATACTACATTTGTAAATAGTTGTCATTCTCCATGTTCCAGATCATGTGGTTCAccaaaatatattgtatGTAAA AATATGGTATATACAAGATGCACAAGTAAATGTCCTGAAAAAtgtaatcaaaaaatttctaaaaaatgtACAAAAGATTGTGGAAAACCAGGTTGCCAATGTAAAGCTGGATATTTACTTTATAAGAATAAATGTATTTCTAAGTCAACATgcaaaaaaatagaaaaaaaattaaaacataaaacTAAATCTACTAAAtctactaaaaataaaaaaaaaaatcaaccAAAATAA
- a CDS encoding Transforming growth factor-beta receptor-associated protein 1: MMTDELVLRRLLELPYELTYICCRKLKDEIFAGSTIGTLMIFARIKNGERGYESKEYVKAIDEKRQPILKLCISEECKIVVILYENQIVVRDLDDCSIIYCQIKKFKKLTAMDCYYDNDKGKLCLSVGDDKMIKFFEWTNNTFTYMNVNLKPKEFLETPTSIQWCGKTGILIFVVKKEFFYANIFGNYKDEKICISLKKDIKSREASLLIYLDDLNLIGCIQGYSIYFISSIEPFSNKTREIKFTEEIIYAFYSMPYIMVVTKNGRLEIRCLQSSVVIQSKVMPTRIFIICSNKPGICLCASNKFIYELDGRKNSIKSIEKHKNEKNFDLAVKLCDVYGITENEKFEIRRAQAFEYFKLKDFKECMKVVKNMNLEVLQLLQMFIRYLPYNDYPYELNENNDIDNTNLKEPLDGEDLKKLLIELIDYLVDLRHKYLNVVLAYENYNGKYTEEEYQLARRYLVVVDTSVVQCYLHLDSIMVKSFLRSRNFCNFECIEDLLKDLEKYDLLYLHYKNANKHDDALTVLQHLYQKEESDFSEIDTMIEYLKELGNKEIETILKYAKWVFSIDEKKGLEIFIDETNEYEEVKLFDRARINEFLTDYDIRLSIQYLEFIINVWNDDNITFSEYLGSLYRLRIDELRKDYTHICKDDDKFIVAGEEEGELGELRKKFIKFLNENNLYTPRKMLDLLKSDYFYEEKAIVYRKMKKHKNALCIYISILKLYDEADKYCEMYYDQKDLDDKDLFNLLFEGYLKPFDPSIVGISSDRGLKGTINILRGLNVLEKHADKINITKAISMIPDDIDVNKLNNVFTAIIKCKNEQCDDIVFESAITKSSYTHYREELKKRKKVHFKIETGTKCFSCNKGIRDSAFVVNEDGGIYDYGCYTKLSYNLD; this comes from the exons atgatgACTGATGAGCTTGTTCTTCGTCGACTACTGGAATTACCATATGaattaacatatatatgttgtagaaaattaaaagatgaaATATTTGCCGGTAGTACGATAGGAACTTTAATGATTTTTGCAAGAATTAAAAACg gTGAAAGAGGATACGAGTCAAAAGAATATGTAAAAGCAATAGATGAAAAAAGACAaccaatattaaaattatgtatatCAGAAGAATGTAAAATAgttgttatattatatgaaAACCAAATAGTTGTACGAGATTTAGATGATTGTAGTATAATTTACTGTCaaattaagaaatttaaaaaattaacagcAATGGATTGTTACTATGATAATGATAAGGGGAAATTGTGTTTGAGTGTTGGAGatgataaaatgataaaattttttgagtggactaataatacttttacatatatgaatgtaaatttaaaaccaAAAGAATTTTTGGAAACACCTACTTCTATTCAATGGTGTGGAAAGACTggaattttaatttttgttgtaaaaaaagaatttttttatgctaatatttttggtaattataaagatgaaaaaatttgtatctctttaaaaaaagatattaaatcAAGAGAAGCAtctcttttaatttatcttgatgatttaaatttaataggATGTATTCAAGGAtattctatttattttattagttCCATTGAAccattttcaaataaaactagagaaataaaatttacagaagaaataatttatgcATTTTATTCAATGCCTTATATAATGGTTGTAACAAAAAATGGACGATTAGAAATTAGGTGTCTTCAGAGTTCTGTAGTTATCCAAAGTAAGGTAATGCCAACacgtatttttattatatgttcAAACAAACCTGGTATATGTTTATGTgcatcaaataaatttatttatgaatTAGATGGTAgaaaaaattcaataaaGTCAATtgaaaaacataaaaatgaaaaaaattttgatttagcTGTAAAATTATGTGATGTTTATGGTATAacagaaaatgaaaaatttgaaataagGAGAGCTCAAGcatttgaatattttaaattaaaagatttcaAAGAATGTATGAAAGTAGTTAAGAATATGAATCTTGAGGTACTACAATTGCTCCAAATGTTCATACGATATTTACCTTATAATGATTATCCTTATGAATTgaatgaaaataatgatattgataatacaaatttaaaagaacCACTTGATGgagaagatttaaaaaaacttttaattgaATTAATAGATTATTTAGTTGATTTAAGGCATAAATATCTTAATGTTGTGTTAGCATATGAAAATTACAATGGAAAATATACAGAAGAAGAATACCAACTTGCCAGAAGATATCTTGTAGTAGTTGATACATCAGTAGTTCAATGTTACCTACATTTAGATTCAATAATggtaaaatcatttttaagaTCAAGAAATTTTTGCAACTTTGAATGTATAGAAGATTTGTTAAaagatttagaaaaatatgatttgttatatttacattataaaaatgcaAATAAACACGATGATGCTTTGACTGTTCTTCAacatttatatcaaaaagaaGAAAGTGATTTTAGTGAAATTGATACAATgatagaatatttaaaagaacttggaaataaagaaatagaaacaattttaaaatatgccAAATGGGTTTTTTCTATTGATGAGAAGAAAggtttagaaatttttattgatgaaACCAATGAATATGAGGAAGTTAAGCTATTTGATAGAGCTAgaataaatgaatttttgaCTGACTATGATATTCGACTAAGTATCCAATATTTAGAATTCATAATTAATGTATGGAATGATGACAATATTACATTTAGTGAATATCTTGGTTCTTTATATCGTCTTCGAATAGATGAACTTCGTAAAGATTATACTCATATATGTAAAGatgatgataaatttattgtagCTGGTGAGGAAGAAGGTGAGCTTGGagaattaagaaaaaaatttataaaatttttaaatgaaaataatttatatacacCAAGAAAAATGTTAGACTTATTAAAATCTGACTATTTTTATGAAGAAAAAGCTATTGtatatagaaaaatgaaaaaacataaaaacgctttatgtatttatatttcaattttaaaattatacgATGAAGCTGATAAATATTGTGAAATGTATTATGATCAAAAAGATCTTGATGATAAGGATcttttcaatttattatttgaaggATACTTGAAACCGTTTGATCCAAGCATTGTTGGTATATCTTCAGATAGAGGATTAAAAggaacaataaatattttaagagggctaaatgttttagaaaaacatgcagataaaataaacataacaAAAGCGATATCAATGATTCCTGATGATATtgatgtaaataaattaaataatgtcTTTACAgctataataaaatgtaaaaatgaaCAATGTGATGATATTGTTTTTGAATCAGCAATAACAAAATCCTCCTACACTCATTATAGAGAGGAATTGAAGAAACGTAAGAAagttcattttaaaatagaaactGGAACAAAATGTTTTTCTTGTAACAAAGGGATTAGAGATAGTGCATTTGTTGTTAATGAAGATGGAGGTATTTATGATTATGGATGTTATACTAAATTATCGTACAATTTAGATTAA
- a CDS encoding 14 kDa phosphohistidine phosphatase, with translation MASLSTIKDVDIDPSGVFKYILIEATDKATRESKMIVRGYGKCPYHADILDSVKEKETKDSKFKCVGGGRINHDNDNKKILVYGYSVGYGKADHQITVDILKKDYPEYKIEFSDEGY, from the coding sequence ATGGCTTCACTATCTACTATTAAAGATGTGGATATTGATCCTTCTggtgtttttaaatatattcttattGAAGCAACAGATAAAGCCACAAGAGAATCAAAGATGATTGTTCGTGGATATGGTAAATGTCCTTATCATGCAGATATCTTGGATAgtgtaaaagaaaaagaaacaaaagattctaaatttaaatgtGTAGGAGGTGGTAGAATAAATCATGACAatgacaataaaaaaattcttgtTTATGGATATTCTGTTGGATACGGGAAAGCTGATCACCAAATAACTgtagatattttaaagaaagattatccagaatataaaattgaattttCTGATGAAGGTTATTAA
- a CDS encoding BTB/POZ fold domain-containing protein: MTSYSVGTSITPKNIHIKYMNLIDVLDNITKKGHSLTDQELEEAEVLLSALDLSKTFYNYGRGEFLHYITLYNLKEEDAFKFNNLEAKSDFIKLIFPDGSCVVRNEFLLKYFHFFKDISLNALVSNKSQFVIVGFSIHHFCTILKFFYANTIYLNHENIFELYRICDIFKVEASFKQKVICYINHFYVSLSKTIGFYKYHIYLEEGHLGGSGNRFKINNDDEFDDISRLLYLYQWKYNGGIGFGR, translated from the coding sequence ATGACTTCTTATTCTGTTGGTACTTCTATAACaccaaaaaatatacatataaaatatatgaatttAATAGATGTTCTTGataatataactaaaaaagGACATTCTTTAACTGATCAAGAATTAGAAGAAGCTGAAGTTTTGTTATCTGCTTTAGATTTATCTAAAACATTTTACAATTATGGACGAGGAGAATTCTTGCATTATATTACattatacaatttaaaagaagaagatgcttttaaatttaacaatttagaAGCTAAAAgtgattttataaaactaataTTTCCAGATGGTTCATGTGTTGTTAGAAatgaatttcttttaaagtattttcatttttttaaagatatttctttaaatgcACTAGTATCAAATAAAAGTCAATTTGTAATTGTTGGATTTTCAATACATCATTTTTGTACTATTCTTAAATTCTTTTATGCTAatactatatatttaaatcatgaaaatatttttgaattgtATAGAATATgtgatatatttaaagttgAAGCATCATTCAAACAAAAAGtcatttgttatataaatcatttttatgtatCATTATCTAAAACAATTGGTTTTTATAAATACCATATTTATTTAGAAGAAGGACATCTTGGAGGATCAGGTAATAGattcaaaattaataatgatgatGAATTTGACGACATTTCTCGACTCCTCTATCTTTACCAATGGAAATATAATGGAGGCATTGGATTTggaagataa
- a CDS encoding Actin-binding protein anillin gives MPTDNTTCNIRTKIKNRKVFSATNENITTSKECIMNEMDFQNLGRCDKIKKSYDINYLKRNYVQKKRHEPLVYPNVVEISNMESHNLDNCILNKTSDKKVRHIEISQEKRRSHSFMKNTPPATPSDCCHSDDWSTFDPAKVRTISETKANNILTDSLFLSSPEKKTSNINCSQHVENEEVFLESSNTFDSVKNENFCVDDISKMNKKVTFMKKFFSIFDFKRDTVKISNDNFSNLKSNKNCKNLVTLNTDGQSCTLKNITFSNQLNNDNIIYEKFGSISLELDVEKENYFHKISNRKCFDKISNSSSSNKFITQKLTSYQKKVVDNNCAPKFSPALRYLPNIPYGKMLAIYKGETLSTLSVAGTIVLHSTSKTMFDFKPLAHSTPFQTPKQSLGKIKNSNKNRGTILPYSEKGRIFENPIYSKEKISFYSNTSNVPSLTAPSYLTHIPEEMYVRKLNTLKHSIKKIKKILCTSEQIIHECSKKFNFNGSEIELSAKRIKLIGTNRIKSLKDEYEKTKILMNICGIIPRINSNILAMYTITDIKLELNRLFCFKKTQENISYVFCIILKSANNVVGTQIKTVEDVGSVRLKQIKFSDVIKFSKLPINFIISLEIYALKIGELDRTKLSRFKRSLKDLAISVFKPSYKKSSLISVNENTTTNPNDSLHPKNQISYDDFIQCGILKLNRDTIGNQKFYFEEAKFPLEGTICVNTECSPLPQHVEMAYSGFLSIYNGDDLKSYSIKMWTIVKRSLMKFWKSCDDEYDGQLPLFIMDMSKITSPQLERITTSEVGYKENSFYIDILCESKTSNCIYQHKRVYFSSECSTDCDNWLQYLNGILKTIRHEPDNAF, from the coding sequence ATGCCAACTGATAACACTACATGCAATATAAGAacgaaaataaaaaatagaaaagtATTTTCTGCTactaatgaaaatattacaacTTCCAAAGAGTGTATAATGAATGAAATGGATTTCCAAAATCTTGGAAGatgtgataaaattaaaaaaagttatgatattaattatttaaagagaaattatgttcaaaaaaaaagacacgAGCCATTAGTGTATCCAAATGTTGTTGAAATATCAAACATGGAAAGTCATAATTTAGATAACTGTATTTTGAATAAAACTAGTGACAAAAAAGTTAGACATATTGAAATATCTCAAGAAAAAAGAAGGTCACATagttttatgaaaaatactCCACCTGCAACACCTTCTGATTGTTGTCACAGTGATGATTGGTCAACTTTTGATCCAGCTAAAGTTAGAACTATTTCAGAAACAAAAGCTAATAATATTCTAACtgattcattatttttaagttctccagaaaaaaaaacaagtaATATAAACTGTTCACAACATGTTGAAAATGAAGAAGTTTTTTTAGAATCAAGTAATACATTTGATTCagttaaaaatgaaaatttttgcGTTGATGATATTTCAAAGATGAATAAGAAAGTTacttttatgaaaaaatttttttctatatttgattttaaacGTGATACagttaaaatatcaaatgataatttttcaaatttaaaaagtaacaaGAATTGTAAGAATTTAGTAACATTAAACACTGATGGTCAAAGTTGCActctaaaaaatataacattttcaaATCAACTTAATAATgacaatattatatatgagAAGTTTGGTTCTATATCACTAGAATTAGATGTTGAAaaggaaaattattttcataaaatatctaatagaaaatgttttgataaaatttctaattcTAGTTCTTCaaacaaatttataacaCAAAAACTTACAtcatatcaaaaaaaagttgtcgATAATAATTGTGCTCCAAAATTTTCACCTGCTTTAAGATATTTACCTAATATTCCTTATGGAAAAATGTTAGCAATATATAAAGGTGAAACATTAAGTACTCTTAGTGTTGCAGGTACAATTGTTTTACATTCAACTTCCAAAACAATGTTTGATTTTAAACCTTTAGCACATTCTACACCATTTCAAACACCTAAGCAATCATtaggaaaaataaaaaatagtaataaaaatagaggTACAATTTTACCTTATAGTGAAAAAGGTAGAATTTTTGAAAATCCAATATAttctaaagaaaaaatatcattttattctAATACCTCAAATGTACCTTCGTTAACAGCTCCAAGTTATCTTACACATATACCTGAAGAAATGTAtgtaagaaaattaaatacattgaaacattctattaaaaaaataaagaaaattttatgtacATCAGAACAAATTATTCATGAatgttcaaaaaaatttaattttaatggttCGGAAATAGAATTATCTGCAAAAAGGATCAAATTAATTGGTACTAATAGAATAAAATCGTTAAAAGATGAATAtgaaaaaactaaaatattaatgaatatttGTGGTATAATTCCACGTATCAATTCAAATATTTTGGCTATGTATACAATTACTGACATAAAATTAGAACTTAATagattattttgttttaaaaaaacacaagaaaatatatcttatgttttttgtattattttaaaatcagcTAATAATGTTGTTGGCACTCAAATAAAGACAGTTGAAGATGTTGGAAGTGTTCGTTTAAAGCAAATCAAATTTTCAgatgttattaaattttcaaaattgccaataaattttattatttctttggAAATTTATGCTTTGAAAATAGGAGAACTTGATCGTACAAAATTATCTCGTTTTAAACGAAGTTTAAAAGATTTGGCTATTTCTGTCTTTAAACCATCTTACAAGAAATCATCTTTAATATCAGTCAATGAGAATACTACAACTAATCCTAATGATTCACTTCATccaaaaaatcaaattagCTATGATGATTTTATACAATGtggaatattaaaattaaatagagATACAATAggaaatcaaaaattttattttgaagagGCAAAATTTCCACTAGAAGGAACTATATGTGTAAACACTGAATGTTCACCATTACCACAACACGTAGAAATGGCATATTCAGGATTTTTAAGTATTTACAATGGTgatgatttaaaaagttattcaATTAAAATGTGGACAATTGTGAAAAGATCATTAATGAAATTTTGGAAAAGTTGTGATGATGAATATGATGGTCAGTTACCTTTATTTATCATGGATATGTCTAAAATAACTTCTCCACAATTAGAGAGAATAACTACATCTGAAGTTggttataaagaaaattcattttatattgatattttatgCGAATCCAAAACATCAAATTGTATATATCAACACAAAAGAGTTTATTTTTCATCAGAATGTTCAACTGATTGTGATAATTGGCTTCAATATCTTAAtggaatattaaaaacaatcaGACATGAACCTGATAAtgctttttaa